One Aquisediminimonas profunda genomic region harbors:
- a CDS encoding thymidylate synthase, with amino-acid sequence MRAYLDLMQRILDEGVAQQDRTGVGTLSVFGHQMRFDLSKGFPLLTTKKLHVRSIIIELLWFLRGDTNVRWLQDRKVSIWDEWADETGDLGPVYGKQWRHWEGAGGVTVDQIALLVNQINANPASRRQIVTAWNPAEIDRMALAPCHCLFQTHVANGRLSLQLYQRSCDVFLGVPFNIASYALLTHMLADQCGLEPGDFVWTGGDCHLYSNHLDQARLQLTRTPGPLPRLTIKRHAPSIDAYEYEDFVIEDYVAQPHIPAPVAV; translated from the coding sequence ATGCGCGCTTATCTCGATCTCATGCAACGCATCCTCGACGAAGGGGTCGCTCAGCAGGATCGCACGGGCGTTGGCACTTTGTCGGTCTTCGGGCACCAGATGCGCTTCGATCTTTCGAAGGGATTCCCGCTCCTCACGACCAAGAAGCTGCACGTTCGTTCGATCATCATCGAGCTGCTCTGGTTCCTGCGCGGTGATACCAATGTGCGCTGGCTTCAGGATCGCAAGGTCAGCATCTGGGACGAATGGGCCGACGAGACCGGCGATCTTGGCCCGGTTTACGGCAAGCAATGGCGACACTGGGAAGGCGCGGGCGGCGTGACCGTCGATCAGATCGCGCTGCTCGTCAATCAGATCAACGCAAACCCCGCCTCTCGCCGCCAGATCGTCACGGCATGGAATCCGGCCGAAATCGACCGGATGGCGCTCGCCCCTTGCCACTGCCTATTCCAGACGCACGTCGCCAACGGACGGTTGAGCCTGCAGCTTTATCAACGGTCGTGCGATGTCTTCCTTGGCGTGCCCTTCAATATCGCGTCCTACGCACTCCTGACCCACATGCTTGCAGATCAATGCGGGCTTGAGCCAGGAGACTTTGTCTGGACGGGAGGCGATTGCCATCTCTATTCAAACCATCTCGATCAGGCGCGGCTTCAGTTGACCAGAACGCCGGGGCCCTTGCCACGTCTCACCATCAAGCGGCATGCGCCTTCAATCGATGCTTATGAGTATGAGGATTTTGTGATCGAAGATTATGTTGCCCAACCCCATATTCCAGCCCCGGTAGCTGTGTGA
- a CDS encoding dihydrofolate reductase encodes MNRPEIVLIVARADNGVIGLDGNLPWHLPADLRRFKQLTMGAPMIMGRKTFESLPGLLSGRRHIVLTRDQNWAEDGAEVVHSVESAVALANAPHVSVVGGAEIYRLFLPRADRIELTEVHLSPAGDTVLEPFGAEWVEATRITQPAENGAPAHDFVTLKRRG; translated from the coding sequence GTGAACCGACCAGAGATTGTCCTGATCGTCGCGCGAGCGGATAATGGCGTGATTGGGTTGGATGGAAACCTTCCATGGCATCTGCCTGCCGACCTGCGGCGCTTCAAGCAGCTGACAATGGGCGCGCCAATGATCATGGGGCGCAAGACATTCGAAAGCCTTCCCGGCCTGCTTTCGGGCCGCCGCCATATTGTCCTTACGCGGGACCAGAATTGGGCAGAGGACGGGGCGGAAGTCGTCCATAGCGTTGAAAGCGCCGTTGCGCTTGCCAATGCACCACATGTTTCGGTTGTGGGCGGTGCTGAAATCTATCGCCTCTTTTTGCCACGGGCAGACAGAATCGAACTGACCGAAGTTCACCTCTCCCCCGCGGGTGATACAGTGCTTGAGCCTTTCGGAGCGGAATGGGTCGAAGCAACGCGCATCACTCAGCCCGCCGAAAATGGTGCCCCGGCGCATGATTTCGTAACGCTGAAGCGGAGGGGTTGA
- a CDS encoding dipeptidase, with product MRRVLKWLLILLVVALACFFLFAPGIVERSMNKVEPVAAKAGPRALALHKTLAIADMHSDTLMWQRDVLDRASRGHVDLPRLEDGHVALQVFSSVSKTPKGQNYDANGSDSDNITLLTIAQLQPPRTWSSILERSLYHASKLQSAADNSAGRLRFIRTSADLAKLLADRARGEQVTGAIFSVEGLQNLEGKLANLDRLQAAGMRMAGLTHFFDNEVAGSMHGIKKGGLTPLGRQVVTELERRHIIVDIAHASHKTVADVLAMATRPVVSSHGGVQATCKVNRNLTDDEIRGVAKTGGVIGIGYWDAAVCGTEPAKVAQAIAHVRDLVGIDYVGLGSDFDGATTTGFDTSKLALVTQALMDRGFSDADIAKVMGGNVLRVLGQVLPPR from the coding sequence ATGCGACGAGTCCTGAAATGGCTGCTGATCCTGCTGGTTGTTGCACTGGCGTGCTTCTTTCTTTTCGCCCCCGGCATCGTCGAGCGCAGCATGAACAAGGTCGAGCCGGTCGCCGCCAAGGCAGGCCCCCGCGCGCTGGCGCTGCACAAGACACTCGCCATTGCGGACATGCATTCGGATACGCTGATGTGGCAGCGCGATGTGCTGGATCGGGCATCGCGCGGCCATGTGGACTTGCCGCGCCTTGAGGACGGGCACGTGGCCCTGCAGGTTTTTTCTTCGGTCTCGAAGACGCCGAAGGGCCAGAATTACGATGCCAATGGCAGCGATAGCGACAATATCACTTTGCTCACCATCGCCCAGTTGCAGCCGCCGCGGACATGGTCTTCGATCCTTGAACGGTCGCTCTATCATGCGAGCAAACTGCAGAGCGCCGCTGACAATTCCGCCGGGCGGCTGCGGTTCATCCGGACGTCCGCAGACCTTGCGAAGCTGCTTGCAGACCGGGCTCGCGGCGAACAGGTCACGGGAGCCATATTCTCCGTCGAAGGCTTGCAGAACCTCGAAGGCAAGCTGGCCAATCTTGACCGGCTGCAGGCTGCCGGCATGCGCATGGCCGGGCTCACGCACTTCTTTGACAATGAAGTTGCCGGGTCCATGCACGGGATCAAGAAGGGTGGACTGACGCCACTTGGCCGGCAGGTGGTCACCGAACTCGAACGGCGGCACATCATCGTCGATATTGCCCATGCCAGCCACAAGACCGTCGCGGATGTTCTGGCGATGGCAACGCGGCCGGTTGTTTCCTCGCACGGCGGTGTGCAAGCCACTTGCAAGGTCAATCGCAACCTGACCGATGATGAAATCCGCGGCGTCGCGAAAACCGGCGGCGTGATTGGCATCGGCTATTGGGATGCGGCTGTCTGCGGCACGGAACCGGCCAAAGTTGCCCAAGCCATTGCCCATGTCCGCGATCTGGTCGGCATTGATTATGTCGGGCTGGGTTCGGATTTTGACGGAGCCACAACCACCGGCTTCGACACATCGAAACTCGCGCTTGTGACACAGGCACTTATGGATCGCGGCTTTTCCGATGCAGATATTGCCAAGGTGATGGGTGGCAATGTGCTCCGTGTGCTCGGGCAGGTGTTGCCGCCGCGCTAG
- a CDS encoding bifunctional riboflavin kinase/FAD synthetase — MERLDGSSGVPDRMRGGIVALGNFDGFHKGHQAVVGRAIERARAAGRPALVATFDPHPVRFFRPEAEPFRLTSLNQRQRLFAEAGADAMIVFPFNAALANLTADEFVTQRLAGVGGVVTGEDFTFGKGRGGNVSVLGELGRKYGFIAEAVAPVSDSVDVISSSRIREALQAGDCAAATQLLTRPFAVEGIVQHGDKNGRQLGYPTANVDMGTYLRPRYGIYAVRGRLADGAVLDGAASIGIRPQFEPPKELLEPHFFEFSGDLYGQTIEIEFHAFLRDEAKFETLEALTRQIGLDCDQAREALAKL; from the coding sequence ATGGAGCGGCTCGATGGCAGCTCGGGGGTGCCGGACCGCATGCGCGGGGGGATCGTCGCGCTGGGAAATTTTGACGGGTTTCACAAGGGCCATCAGGCGGTCGTCGGGCGCGCGATCGAGCGCGCACGCGCGGCGGGTCGCCCTGCCCTCGTCGCGACATTCGATCCCCATCCGGTACGCTTTTTTCGCCCCGAGGCCGAGCCCTTCCGTCTGACCAGCCTCAATCAGCGCCAAAGGCTTTTTGCAGAAGCAGGTGCCGACGCGATGATCGTCTTCCCGTTCAACGCCGCGCTCGCGAATTTGACGGCCGATGAGTTCGTCACCCAAAGACTTGCTGGCGTGGGTGGCGTGGTGACCGGTGAGGATTTCACCTTCGGCAAGGGACGCGGCGGCAATGTCAGTGTCCTTGGCGAGCTTGGCCGCAAGTATGGCTTCATCGCAGAGGCGGTTGCACCTGTTTCAGACAGCGTCGACGTGATTTCTTCCAGTCGAATCCGAGAAGCGCTGCAGGCCGGAGATTGCGCCGCGGCAACACAGTTGCTGACACGGCCCTTTGCGGTTGAGGGCATTGTCCAGCACGGGGACAAGAACGGCCGCCAGCTTGGTTATCCGACAGCCAATGTCGACATGGGCACATATCTTCGCCCGCGTTACGGCATTTATGCTGTGCGTGGTCGACTGGCCGACGGAGCCGTTCTGGATGGAGCTGCCAGCATCGGGATTCGTCCGCAATTCGAACCGCCCAAGGAATTGCTTGAGCCCCACTTCTTCGAATTTTCGGGTGATCTCTATGGGCAGACAATCGAGATCGAATTCCACGCCTTCCTGCGCGACGAAGCGAAATTCGAGACTCTTGAAGCACTGACGCGCCAGATTGGACTGGATTGCGATCAGGCGCGTGAGGCGCTTGCAAAGCTTTGA
- the ileS gene encoding isoleucine--tRNA ligase has translation MTDAPDYRDTVFLPKTDFPMKAGLPQKEPGILARWQEIGLYERLREQRRGREKFILHDGPPYANGDMHIGHALNHILKDMVCRTQTLLGKDAPYVPGWDCHGLPIEWKVEEEYRKKKLNKDEVPPNEFRAECRAYAQHWVNTQREQLKRLGINGDWDHPYLTMDFEAESTIVAELMKFAESSQLYRGAKPVMWSPVEKTALAEAEVEYEDITSTQIDVAFEIVESPIPELVGAHAVIWTTTPWTIPVNQAIAYGPDIEYTLMKDAVDGSKYLVAEELLDEFFMRASDGNDSAALNSGGWRGKGSDLAGTIARHPMHHLGGFFAKPRPFLPGDFVTTDSGTGLVHMAPDHGEDDFDLCKAHGIDPVFAVEGDGKYRADWAWLGGQGSVINPKFNAPDGPICSDLREAGGLLAASADYKHSYPHSWRSKAKVIFRCTPQWFVPMDKVIDRDIARCVDEAEIRARQGDGETLRQTALRAIADTRFVPEKGRNRIGSMVEGRPDWVLSRQRAWGVPITLFVDRKTGQYLVDEAVNSRIVAAVREQGVDAWSDEAAQTLLGHAYRAEDYERVTDILDVWFDSGCTHAFVLESGKWPNLQSPADLYLEGSDQHRGWFQSSLLESCGTRGRAPYKAVLTHGFTMDAKGMKMSKSLGNTINPLDLMRDYGADILRLWALSVDFTEDHRIGKEILSGVADQYRKLRNSFRYLLGALEGFGEDERVAPADMPELERYVLHLLADMDAKLRQAVEDFDYNTYVRLICDFANNDLSAFFFDIRKDSLYCDAPTSPKRRAYRTVLDTLFHALVRYAAPVLVFTAEEVWQTRYPGEGSVHFSDWPEVDARWQDDALAARWLVLRDLRGDVTEAIEPMRREKVIGSSLEAEVSIPDAHDGIDLSELFITGSVSTGHALSVTKTAHHKCGRCWRHLPEVSDDGALCARCDEVVNG, from the coding sequence ATGACTGACGCGCCCGATTACAGAGACACGGTTTTCCTGCCGAAGACCGATTTCCCGATGAAAGCCGGCCTCCCCCAGAAGGAGCCGGGCATTTTGGCGCGCTGGCAGGAAATTGGCCTATACGAGCGCCTGCGCGAACAGCGACGGGGCCGCGAAAAGTTCATCCTTCATGATGGCCCGCCCTATGCCAATGGCGACATGCATATCGGCCATGCGCTGAACCATATCCTCAAGGACATGGTCTGCCGGACACAGACCTTGCTCGGCAAGGATGCGCCCTATGTGCCCGGCTGGGATTGCCATGGCCTGCCCATTGAGTGGAAGGTCGAGGAAGAATATCGCAAGAAGAAGCTCAACAAGGACGAGGTCCCGCCGAACGAATTCCGCGCCGAATGCCGCGCCTATGCACAACACTGGGTCAATACGCAGCGCGAACAACTAAAGCGGCTCGGCATCAATGGCGATTGGGATCATCCCTATCTGACCATGGATTTCGAAGCCGAATCGACCATCGTTGCCGAATTGATGAAGTTCGCGGAAAGCAGCCAGCTCTATCGCGGGGCCAAGCCGGTGATGTGGTCGCCGGTCGAAAAGACCGCGCTGGCCGAAGCGGAAGTCGAATATGAGGATATCACCTCAACGCAGATCGATGTGGCGTTCGAGATCGTCGAAAGCCCGATCCCCGAATTGGTCGGCGCGCACGCGGTGATCTGGACGACCACGCCGTGGACGATCCCGGTGAACCAGGCGATCGCCTACGGGCCGGACATCGAATACACGCTGATGAAGGACGCGGTCGACGGGAGCAAGTATCTCGTCGCCGAAGAACTCCTCGATGAATTCTTCATGCGCGCTTCTGACGGCAACGACAGCGCCGCTTTGAATTCTGGTGGCTGGCGCGGCAAAGGCTCCGACCTCGCCGGAACCATCGCCCGCCACCCGATGCATCATCTCGGGGGCTTTTTCGCCAAGCCCCGCCCGTTCCTGCCCGGCGATTTTGTCACGACGGACAGCGGCACCGGGCTTGTCCATATGGCCCCAGATCATGGCGAAGACGACTTCGACCTGTGCAAGGCGCACGGGATCGATCCGGTCTTTGCGGTCGAAGGCGATGGCAAGTATCGTGCGGACTGGGCGTGGCTCGGCGGTCAAGGCTCAGTCATCAATCCGAAGTTCAACGCGCCCGACGGCCCGATCTGTTCCGACTTGCGTGAAGCCGGCGGCCTCCTTGCGGCCAGTGCCGACTATAAGCACTCCTATCCCCATTCCTGGCGGTCCAAGGCGAAGGTGATCTTCCGCTGCACCCCGCAATGGTTCGTGCCGATGGACAAGGTGATCGACCGCGACATCGCCCGCTGCGTCGATGAGGCTGAGATCAGGGCGCGACAAGGCGATGGCGAGACACTGCGTCAGACCGCCCTGCGTGCAATTGCCGATACGCGCTTCGTGCCGGAAAAGGGCCGGAACCGCATCGGGTCAATGGTGGAGGGCCGCCCGGACTGGGTGCTGTCCCGTCAACGCGCCTGGGGCGTACCGATCACGCTGTTTGTCGATCGCAAGACGGGCCAGTATCTGGTCGATGAGGCGGTGAACTCCCGGATCGTCGCGGCAGTCCGCGAACAGGGCGTCGACGCCTGGAGCGATGAGGCAGCCCAGACGCTGCTCGGCCACGCCTATCGGGCCGAGGATTATGAGCGGGTGACCGACATTCTCGACGTCTGGTTCGATAGCGGCTGCACGCACGCCTTTGTCCTTGAATCGGGCAAGTGGCCGAACCTGCAATCGCCTGCCGACCTCTATCTCGAAGGCAGCGACCAGCATCGCGGCTGGTTCCAGTCGAGCCTGCTCGAAAGCTGCGGCACGCGTGGGCGGGCGCCTTACAAGGCTGTGCTGACCCACGGTTTCACGATGGACGCCAAGGGCATGAAGATGTCCAAGTCGCTCGGCAACACGATCAATCCCTTGGACCTGATGCGCGATTATGGCGCGGATATTCTCCGGCTCTGGGCACTGTCGGTCGATTTCACCGAGGATCACCGGATCGGAAAGGAAATCCTGTCGGGCGTCGCGGACCAGTATCGCAAGCTGCGCAACAGTTTCCGTTATCTGCTGGGTGCGCTCGAGGGGTTTGGCGAGGACGAACGCGTTGCACCGGCCGACATGCCGGAGCTTGAACGCTATGTGCTTCACCTGCTCGCGGATATGGACGCAAAGCTCCGCCAAGCGGTCGAGGATTTCGATTACAACACCTATGTCCGCCTGATCTGCGATTTCGCGAACAATGATCTTTCGGCCTTCTTCTTCGATATTCGCAAGGACTCGCTTTATTGCGATGCGCCGACATCGCCCAAGCGCCGTGCCTATCGGACGGTGCTGGACACGCTGTTCCACGCGCTGGTCCGCTATGCGGCACCCGTGCTGGTGTTTACCGCGGAAGAAGTCTGGCAGACGCGGTACCCTGGTGAAGGGTCGGTCCATTTCTCCGATTGGCCAGAGGTCGATGCGAGATGGCAGGATGATGCTCTCGCCGCGCGCTGGTTGGTCTTGAGAGACTTGCGCGGGGACGTCACCGAAGCGATCGAACCCATGCGCCGGGAAAAGGTCATTGGCTCTAGCCTAGAAGCCGAGGTCAGCATTCCGGACGCACATGACGGCATCGACCTGTCCGAGCTGTTCATCACGGGTTCGGTTTCGACCGGCCACGCCTTGTCAGTGACCAAGACTGCCCATCACAAATGCGGCCGTTGCTGGCGGCATTTGCCAGAAGTTTCGGACGACGGCGCTCTCTGCGCCCGGTGCGACGAGGTGGTGAATGGTTGA
- the lspA gene encoding signal peptidase II, producing the protein MVTTARNRGLMLAAAVFIVDQLMKYLVTGPIGLIVEGQSIELLPIFNLTLVHNYGVSLGMLTAESNAMRWGLVAMTGAISLFVAVWLWREANRIDVLALGMVLGGAVGNLLDRVRFGHVVDYADLHFGDYRPFLVFNVADAAITIGVLILLARALLVRDRKPEAENENA; encoded by the coding sequence ATGGTTACAACCGCCCGCAATCGTGGATTGATGCTGGCAGCTGCTGTTTTCATCGTCGACCAGCTGATGAAATATCTGGTCACGGGCCCGATTGGCTTGATCGTCGAGGGCCAGTCCATCGAATTGCTGCCCATCTTCAACCTGACGCTGGTCCACAATTACGGCGTGTCGCTGGGCATGTTGACGGCCGAGAGCAACGCGATGCGCTGGGGGCTTGTTGCGATGACGGGGGCGATCAGCCTGTTCGTGGCTGTGTGGCTATGGCGCGAAGCCAACCGGATCGACGTGCTCGCACTCGGCATGGTTCTGGGCGGCGCGGTCGGCAATTTGCTCGACCGGGTGCGGTTTGGTCATGTCGTTGACTATGCCGATCTGCATTTCGGTGACTACCGGCCCTTTTTGGTCTTCAATGTTGCCGACGCGGCGATTACGATAGGTGTATTGATCTTGCTGGCTCGCGCCTTGTTGGTGCGGGACCGGAAACCTGAGGCGGAGAATGAGAATGCGTAA
- a CDS encoding DUF3035 domain-containing protein — translation MRKLIVAGAMLSLLSACGTSSGVFGRNRPDEFAVSRAAPLVVPPDFALVPPAPGAPRPQEADSSTQALQAMFGGQAPRSAVEGAAVTQAGANRAQVGIRANAGDPQTNVVDKGSVTRDIIAAPEGDGANAKVATPQ, via the coding sequence ATGCGTAAACTGATTGTTGCAGGTGCCATGTTGAGCCTGCTGTCCGCCTGCGGGACGTCGAGCGGCGTGTTCGGCCGCAACCGACCGGATGAATTTGCCGTATCGCGTGCAGCGCCTCTGGTCGTTCCGCCCGATTTCGCACTTGTGCCCCCTGCCCCCGGCGCGCCGCGCCCACAGGAGGCAGACAGCTCGACTCAGGCGCTTCAGGCCATGTTCGGTGGCCAGGCTCCGCGCAGTGCTGTTGAAGGGGCTGCTGTCACTCAGGCCGGGGCCAATCGTGCGCAAGTCGGTATCCGCGCCAATGCCGGGGACCCCCAGACCAACGTCGTCGACAAGGGCTCGGTGACCCGGGACATCATCGCCGCGCCTGAAGGCGATGGCGCCAATGCCAAGGTCGCGACGCCGCAATAG
- a CDS encoding TorF family putative porin, translated as MRTSFGPLVGLALTLMSTPAFAQDETPAVTISGGATLVSDYRFRGISQTDKDFAVQGTFTVSHKSGFYATVWGSSIDDYIAAGSDQEIDLIAGFKKTFSGTTVDVGVLYYYYPGSSKIVPGTNSDFVEPYIGISHTFGPVTGKVSAAYAPKSKALSIGAGKEDNLYVAFDLSGGIPNTPLSLSAHLGHSYGPSYLTIGKGYTDWNVGATYTWKNLILGVSYVDTNKALFSPSGKNISKGGIVGSVGVAF; from the coding sequence ATGCGCACGTCCTTCGGCCCGCTGGTGGGCCTTGCTCTTACATTGATGTCCACGCCTGCCTTCGCGCAGGATGAAACGCCTGCCGTTACGATTTCAGGCGGTGCCACATTGGTCTCGGACTACCGCTTCCGCGGCATTTCCCAGACTGACAAGGACTTTGCCGTCCAAGGGACGTTCACTGTCTCGCACAAGTCCGGCTTCTATGCGACGGTCTGGGGAAGCTCGATCGACGACTATATCGCTGCGGGCAGCGACCAGGAAATCGACCTGATTGCAGGGTTCAAGAAGACCTTCAGCGGCACAACAGTCGATGTCGGGGTGCTCTATTATTACTATCCGGGTTCATCCAAGATCGTCCCTGGAACGAACAGCGACTTCGTCGAGCCCTATATTGGCATTTCGCACACTTTCGGCCCGGTCACGGGCAAGGTAAGCGCCGCTTACGCGCCAAAGTCAAAAGCGCTGTCCATCGGTGCTGGCAAGGAAGACAATCTCTACGTCGCCTTTGACCTCTCCGGTGGAATCCCGAACACGCCATTGTCGCTGTCGGCTCATCTTGGTCACAGCTATGGGCCAAGCTACCTGACAATCGGTAAGGGCTATACCGATTGGAACGTCGGCGCGACCTATACCTGGAAGAACCTGATCCTCGGCGTGTCATACGTCGATACCAACAAGGCGCTGTTCAGCCCGAGCGGCAAGAATATCAGCAAGGGCGGCATCGTCGGCTCGGTAGGCGTGGCGTTTTAA
- a CDS encoding NAD(P)H-dependent glycerol-3-phosphate dehydrogenase translates to MNIGVIGAGAWGTALAQVLARDGRPVRLWAREADVVASINTAHENRIFLPGIPLDPAIWATGSLAELAECEALLLVTPAQHLRPILAELQPGTRPLVLCAKGIEAGTMQLMSEVARQVCPEAPVAVLSGPTFAHEVARGLPTAITLACEEDALGRALANRLARTWFRPYLSDDVIGAEIGGAVKNVLAIACGVVEGLGLGQNARAALIARGFAEMTRFGLAKGARAETLAGLSGLGDLVLTCSSEASRNFSLGKGLGEGKSADALLAGSRTVAEGAFTAPVLQKAAHALNVEMPVVGAVCQLLEGAVSVSEIVSGLLARPLRAEA, encoded by the coding sequence ATGAATATCGGGGTGATTGGTGCCGGAGCCTGGGGGACGGCCCTGGCCCAGGTGCTCGCAAGAGATGGTCGGCCTGTCAGGCTTTGGGCTCGCGAAGCAGATGTGGTCGCGTCGATCAACACCGCGCATGAGAACCGGATCTTTCTTCCCGGCATTCCGCTTGATCCGGCGATCTGGGCGACAGGGTCGCTGGCTGAACTCGCCGAATGCGAGGCGCTCCTCCTGGTCACGCCAGCGCAGCATCTGCGACCAATTCTTGCAGAACTCCAACCGGGCACCCGACCTCTTGTGCTGTGTGCAAAGGGAATCGAGGCCGGAACGATGCAACTCATGTCTGAAGTCGCCCGACAAGTGTGTCCGGAAGCGCCAGTGGCCGTGTTATCCGGACCGACATTTGCGCATGAAGTCGCCCGCGGGTTGCCGACCGCGATTACGCTGGCCTGCGAAGAGGACGCCCTTGGCCGCGCGCTTGCCAATCGGCTCGCCAGGACCTGGTTCCGGCCTTATCTGTCCGACGATGTAATCGGCGCTGAAATCGGCGGAGCAGTCAAGAATGTGCTCGCCATTGCCTGCGGCGTCGTCGAGGGGCTCGGGCTTGGCCAGAATGCCCGCGCTGCCCTGATCGCACGCGGATTTGCCGAGATGACCCGCTTCGGACTGGCCAAGGGCGCGCGCGCTGAAACACTTGCCGGACTTTCCGGATTGGGAGACCTTGTCCTCACCTGCTCGTCGGAAGCGTCGCGCAATTTCTCGCTGGGCAAGGGATTGGGTGAGGGGAAAAGCGCCGACGCCTTGCTGGCCGGTAGTCGAACTGTTGCAGAAGGTGCTTTTACAGCGCCTGTCCTGCAAAAGGCAGCACACGCATTGAATGTCGAAATGCCTGTTGTCGGGGCGGTCTGCCAATTGCTGGAAGGAGCGGTGTCGGTGAGCGAAATCGTCAGCGGCCTTCTTGCCAGACCATTGCGCGCAGAAGCCTAA
- the tsaD gene encoding tRNA (adenosine(37)-N6)-threonylcarbamoyltransferase complex transferase subunit TsaD translates to MTVILGIESSCDETAAALVTSDRVILSHRLAGQEAEHRPFGGVVPEIAARAHVEVLAPLIEAALADAGMHLDDVDAIAATAGPGLIGGVMVGLVTAKALCHAASKPLIAVNHLEGHALSPRLADPTLGFPYLLLLVSGGHCQLLLVSGVGQYRRLATTIDDAAGEAFDKTAKVLGLGFPGGPAVEAAATIGRAGAVPLPRPLLGSAEPHFSFAGLKSAVLRAHESGLHSAQDIAASFQQAVVDCLIDRTRRALELAPEATALVVAGGVAANKAIRAALEALAATNGLPFAAPPLWLCTDNAAMIGWAGAERFEAGLFDGLDFEARPRWPLDPQAEKVRGAGVKA, encoded by the coding sequence ATGACTGTCATTCTGGGCATAGAATCAAGCTGCGATGAAACTGCGGCTGCGCTCGTGACAAGCGATCGGGTGATCCTGTCCCACCGTCTTGCGGGCCAGGAAGCTGAACATCGGCCCTTTGGCGGGGTCGTCCCCGAAATCGCAGCGCGAGCGCATGTCGAGGTGCTGGCCCCGTTGATCGAGGCGGCCCTTGCCGACGCGGGGATGCATCTGGATGACGTCGACGCGATTGCTGCCACGGCTGGTCCCGGCTTGATTGGCGGTGTGATGGTTGGCTTGGTAACGGCAAAGGCACTGTGTCATGCTGCATCCAAACCGCTGATTGCCGTCAATCACCTCGAAGGCCATGCGCTTTCGCCGCGTCTCGCGGATCCGACACTTGGCTTTCCCTATCTGCTGCTGCTTGTCTCGGGCGGGCATTGCCAGTTGCTTCTGGTTTCAGGTGTCGGCCAGTACCGTCGGCTGGCAACCACGATCGACGATGCGGCGGGCGAAGCGTTTGACAAGACAGCAAAGGTGTTGGGTCTCGGCTTTCCGGGCGGTCCCGCAGTGGAGGCCGCGGCCACCATAGGCCGGGCTGGCGCCGTTCCGCTGCCGCGCCCGCTGCTTGGCAGTGCAGAGCCGCATTTCTCCTTTGCCGGGCTCAAGAGCGCTGTCCTCAGGGCGCATGAATCGGGCCTCCATTCCGCGCAAGACATTGCCGCCTCGTTCCAACAGGCCGTTGTCGACTGCCTGATCGACCGGACCCGCCGTGCACTGGAGCTCGCGCCCGAAGCGACTGCGCTCGTTGTTGCGGGTGGCGTTGCAGCCAACAAGGCGATTCGAGCCGCACTCGAGGCTCTGGCAGCAACCAACGGGCTGCCCTTCGCCGCTCCGCCGCTTTGGCTCTGCACGGACAATGCAGCCATGATTGGATGGGCAGGCGCAGAGCGCTTCGAAGCCGGACTGTTCGATGGGCTCGATTTCGAAGCGAGACCGCGCTGGCCACTCGATCCTCAGGCAGAAAAAGTGCGCGGTGCAGGAGTGAAAGCATGA